In Nicotiana tabacum cultivar K326 chromosome 19, ASM71507v2, whole genome shotgun sequence, one DNA window encodes the following:
- the LOC107818055 gene encoding uncharacterized protein LOC107818055 codes for MAHKIFFISSLFVLAIFTQKIHAVDYSVTNTAANTAGGARFNRDIGAQYSQQTLAAATSFIWNTFQQNSPADRKNVQKVSMFVDDMGGVAYASNNEIHVSARYIQSYSGDVRREITGVLYHESTHVWQWNGNGGAPGGLIEGIADYVRLKADLAPSHWVKPGQGDRWDQGYDVTARFLDYCNSLRNGFVAQLNKKMRNGYSNQFFVDLLGKTVDQLWSDYKAKFRA; via the exons ATGGCTcacaagattttcttcatttcttctctaTTTGTCCTGGCAATATTCACCCAAAAAATCCATGCAGTTGATTACTCTGTGACCAACACGGCCGCAAACACCGCCGGCGGTGCCCGTTTCAACCGAGATATCGGTGCTCAATATAGTCAGCAAACACTGGCAGCTGCTACTTCGTTCATATGGAATACCTTCCAACAGAATTCTCCGGCTGACCGCAAAAATGTGCAAAAGGTAAGCATGTTTGTTGACGACATGGGCGGAGTAGCTTACGCTAGCAACAATGAGATTCATGTTAGTGCCAG GTACATCCAGAGTTACTCTGGTGACGTGAGGAGAGAGATTACTGGAGTATTGTACCACGAGAGCACCCATGTTTGGCAGTGGAATGGGAATGGTGGGGCTCCTGGAGGATTAATTGAAGGGATTGCTGATTATGTGAGGCTCAAAGCCGATCTCGCACCTAGCCACTGGGTGAAACCAGGTCAGGGCGACCGATGGGACCAGGGCTACGACGTGACCGCTCGATTTCTTGATTATTGCAACAGCTTGAGAAATGGATTCGTGGCACAACTTAACAAAAAGATGAGAAATGGCTATAGTAATCAGTTCTTTgttgacttgctggggaagacGGTTGATCAACTTTGGAGTGATTACAAAGCTAAATTTCGTGCATAG